A part of Haloarchaeobius sp. HME9146 genomic DNA contains:
- a CDS encoding ABC transporter ATP-binding protein yields MSRAHEDLLRVEDLSTRFFTEEGQVNACESVSFDVRENEILGIVGESGSGKSVTALSVIDLVESPGRVTDGRVWLRDADLAEEFESKEPTAVDGDFVDLRKLPKGVRRSLRGPTFSTIFQDPMSSFNPSLTVGEQIAEAVEVQRRTTANPRKTRSRTQGYGLGNLIVDSFLPDRSYTSEESHARAIELLDQVGIPDAAERADQHPHEFSGGMLQRAMVAQALAGEPDVLIADEPTTALDVTIQAQILDLLRDIQEERGMSIVLITHDLGVVARMCERVAVMYAGEVVERGSLEAVFDSPTHPYTQGLLGSLPDLDDPEPRLDPIEGNVPSLLDSEMGDRCYFADRCPKAMESCLSRPEHRQVGDDPDHVARCVLADGEYDPGQALPDDYFERGDSDE; encoded by the coding sequence ATGAGCCGAGCACACGAGGACCTGCTCCGCGTCGAGGACCTCTCGACGCGCTTCTTCACGGAGGAGGGGCAGGTCAACGCCTGCGAGTCGGTGTCGTTCGACGTGCGCGAGAACGAGATTCTGGGCATCGTCGGCGAGTCCGGCTCTGGCAAATCGGTCACCGCGCTGTCGGTCATCGACCTGGTGGAGTCGCCGGGTCGGGTGACCGACGGCCGGGTGTGGCTGCGCGACGCCGACCTCGCCGAGGAGTTCGAGTCGAAAGAGCCCACGGCGGTCGACGGTGACTTCGTCGACCTCCGCAAACTCCCGAAGGGTGTGCGTCGCTCCCTGCGAGGGCCGACGTTCAGCACCATCTTCCAGGACCCGATGTCGAGTTTCAACCCGTCGCTCACGGTCGGCGAGCAGATCGCCGAGGCGGTCGAGGTCCAGCGCCGGACCACCGCCAACCCCCGGAAGACGCGGTCGCGGACCCAGGGCTACGGTCTCGGGAACCTCATCGTCGACAGCTTCCTGCCGGACCGCTCCTACACCAGCGAGGAGAGCCACGCGCGGGCAATCGAACTGCTCGACCAGGTCGGCATCCCCGACGCGGCCGAGCGCGCCGACCAGCACCCCCACGAGTTCTCCGGCGGGATGCTCCAGCGCGCGATGGTCGCACAGGCACTCGCCGGCGAGCCGGACGTGCTCATCGCGGACGAGCCGACGACCGCGCTCGACGTGACCATCCAGGCCCAGATTCTGGACCTCCTGCGCGACATCCAGGAGGAGCGCGGGATGAGCATCGTGCTCATCACACACGACCTCGGCGTCGTCGCCCGGATGTGCGAGCGGGTCGCGGTCATGTACGCGGGCGAGGTCGTCGAACGCGGGTCGCTCGAGGCCGTCTTCGACAGCCCGACCCACCCCTACACGCAGGGGCTGCTCGGTTCGTTGCCGGACCTCGACGACCCCGAACCGCGCCTCGACCCCATCGAAGGGAACGTCCCAAGCCTGCTCGACAGCGAGATGGGTGACCGGTGTTACTTCGCCGACCGCTGTCCGAAGGCGATGGAGTCCTGTCTCTCCCGGCCCGAGCATCGACAGGTCGGGGACGACCCGGACCACGTCGCCCGGTGCGTGCTCGCCGACGGCGAGTACGACCCTGGACAGGCGCTTCCCGACGACTACTTCGAGCGAGGTGATTCCGATGAGTGA
- a CDS encoding ABC transporter permease — protein MASLDSLLKLLRGLTLSPRTVRNLKKELARNGLAKIGIAIVVLVVCVAVFAPFVAPDRPTKQNLEESRLPPVGFSEKSVQEVQVKENGSVVFEDGEIVTETRTVYNNASWDHPLGTDGNGRDILSRLIYGARVSLLVGVLGTSLATLIGVTVGLSAGYYRGKVDDALMRAADVMLAFPSLVLAIALVGVWGQAKLAIPDPFVQLGLVSVFRDAIGLPGPMPTQTILPGTVIVVVALVNWVWFARVARGEALSLREESYVKAARSMGASDATILLRHILPNAVTPILVLATIQVAAIILLESALSFLGFSAANVSWGFDIALGREYQTTAWWIAAMPGLAIVITVVGLNLVGDWLRDALDPGIEGEGGV, from the coding sequence ATGGCATCTCTCGATTCACTACTGAAACTGTTGCGTGGCCTGACGCTCTCTCCACGGACCGTCAGGAACCTGAAGAAGGAACTCGCCCGGAACGGGCTGGCGAAGATCGGTATCGCCATCGTCGTGCTGGTCGTCTGCGTCGCGGTGTTCGCACCGTTCGTCGCGCCCGACCGGCCGACCAAGCAGAACTTGGAGGAGTCGCGCTTGCCGCCCGTCGGCTTCTCCGAGAAGTCGGTCCAGGAGGTCCAGGTCAAGGAGAACGGGAGCGTCGTCTTCGAGGACGGCGAGATCGTGACCGAGACGAGGACCGTCTACAACAACGCGTCGTGGGACCACCCACTGGGGACCGACGGGAACGGTCGTGACATCCTCTCCCGGCTGATATACGGGGCGCGGGTGTCGCTGCTCGTCGGCGTCCTCGGGACGTCACTCGCCACGCTCATCGGCGTCACGGTCGGCCTCTCCGCGGGCTACTACCGCGGCAAGGTCGACGACGCCCTGATGCGGGCGGCCGACGTCATGCTCGCGTTCCCGTCGCTCGTGCTGGCCATCGCGCTGGTCGGGGTCTGGGGACAGGCGAAACTCGCCATCCCGGACCCGTTCGTCCAGCTCGGGCTCGTCAGCGTCTTCCGTGACGCCATCGGGCTCCCCGGGCCGATGCCGACGCAGACGATACTGCCGGGGACGGTCATCGTGGTCGTTGCGCTCGTCAACTGGGTGTGGTTCGCCCGCGTCGCCCGCGGGGAGGCACTCAGCCTGCGCGAGGAGTCCTACGTCAAGGCGGCCCGCTCGATGGGCGCGAGCGACGCGACCATCCTGCTCCGGCACATCCTGCCCAACGCCGTGACGCCCATCCTCGTGCTGGCGACCATCCAGGTCGCGGCCATCATCCTGCTGGAGAGCGCACTGTCGTTCCTCGGCTTCTCGGCCGCGAACGTCTCCTGGGGCTTCGACATCGCCCTGGGGCGCGAGTACCAGACCACGGCGTGGTGGATCGCCGCCATGCCCGGGCTGGCCATCGTCATCACCGTCGTCGGGCTGAACCTCGTCGGTGACTGGCTCAGGGACGCCCTCGACCCCGGTATCGAAGGGGAGGGTGGTGTCTGA
- a CDS encoding ABC transporter permease produces MSLVRFLTKRTLQGLLVVWGVVTVVFGLRVIAPGNPANVLLPPDVAPEVRQQVIRELGLDKPIHIQYLEFLAGIPFGDLGTSLTNNTAVTSRVMRTLPATLELAIAATIVAVVLAIPLGVVSATRRHEPPDYLATLFSLGGISTPNFWLGVMLVIIFAVQLDVFPTSQRGIGFPAVVGLLLSGQPGAAINGFVTWLSYITLPAITLGTYFTALITRLTRSGMLDELGKSYVRASRAKGLPEVLVRYRHVLRNTLIPIVTVVGLQLGSLIGGAVITESVFDWPGLGQLLIGSIRARDWPMVQGSLIVIAVGFVVVNIAVDTLYAYINPRVGFD; encoded by the coding sequence ATGTCCCTCGTCCGTTTTCTGACAAAACGAACACTGCAAGGGCTCCTCGTCGTCTGGGGTGTCGTGACGGTCGTCTTCGGGCTCCGGGTCATCGCTCCCGGGAACCCGGCGAACGTCCTGCTCCCGCCCGACGTCGCGCCCGAGGTCCGCCAGCAGGTCATCCGCGAGCTCGGGCTGGACAAGCCCATCCACATCCAGTACCTGGAGTTCCTCGCAGGCATCCCGTTCGGCGACCTCGGCACGTCCCTGACGAACAACACCGCGGTCACGTCGCGTGTGATGCGGACGCTGCCGGCGACGCTCGAACTCGCCATCGCGGCGACCATCGTCGCGGTCGTGCTCGCGATTCCGCTCGGCGTCGTCAGTGCGACTCGACGGCACGAGCCACCGGACTACCTCGCGACGCTGTTCTCGCTGGGTGGCATCTCGACGCCGAACTTCTGGCTCGGCGTGATGCTCGTCATCATCTTCGCCGTCCAGCTGGACGTGTTCCCGACGAGCCAGCGGGGAATCGGCTTCCCGGCGGTCGTCGGGCTCCTGCTCAGCGGCCAGCCCGGGGCGGCGATCAACGGGTTCGTCACGTGGCTGAGCTACATCACGCTCCCCGCCATCACGCTGGGGACGTACTTCACGGCGCTCATCACACGGCTCACCCGAAGCGGTATGCTCGACGAGCTCGGGAAGTCGTACGTCCGTGCCTCGCGGGCGAAGGGACTCCCGGAGGTGCTGGTGCGCTACCGGCACGTCCTGCGGAACACGCTCATCCCCATCGTCACCGTGGTCGGGCTCCAGCTCGGCTCGCTCATCGGTGGCGCGGTCATCACGGAGTCGGTGTTCGACTGGCCGGGGCTCGGCCAGCTGCTCATCGGTAGCATCCGGGCCCGTGACTGGCCGATGGTGCAGGGCTCGCTCATCGTCATCGCCGTCGGCTTCGTCGTCGTGAACATCGCGGTCGACACGCTGTACGCGTACATCAACCCCCGGGTGGGATTCGACTGA
- a CDS encoding ABC transporter substrate-binding protein has translation MPERTTDRRGFLKYAGATAVAASAAGCIGGLGGGGEESLGDFEVTVTQGNMPSGLDPHDHRETPTDVVMLHAYEGLLTRDADGKMVNALATGFSRVDGEPAVEFELRTDATFHNGDEFTAEDAAYSINRIVKEDVGFASPQSDQLAGVTGAEAGDGKITVNTDGVNPIVFSEFATYCDIVQKSWIEERSKQEIAQDMNGTGPFKLDTYTEDQEVVLVRNEEYWNDPAEVSQLTFKAATESSTRVNQLVAGETDVIVNVPPQQVSEVENNDGTSVKASPSTRIIYNALRYDVEPFSSTEFRQALNYAIDLESIVSNVLGGFGAQTGQPTLENFVGHNPDVEPYPYDPEEAEALVESSGHAGAEIELHTPSGRYLKDLEIAQAVAGYIDELSNVSATVKQRDFGSLVDELLTGNIEDKPKWYLIGWGEATFEGALVMKALLASDGALTTWSNDEFDSLLEKAANQTGDARTSTLQEANALAHDEAPWIFLNRQFSVYGVADRIDWEPRSDERIDAYAMSKSE, from the coding sequence ATGCCAGAACGCACCACCGACCGGCGTGGATTCTTGAAATATGCGGGCGCGACCGCGGTCGCCGCTTCTGCAGCAGGGTGTATCGGCGGTCTCGGAGGCGGGGGCGAGGAGTCCCTGGGTGACTTCGAAGTAACCGTCACCCAGGGCAACATGCCCTCGGGGCTCGACCCACACGACCACCGTGAGACCCCGACAGACGTCGTGATGCTGCACGCCTACGAGGGCCTGCTCACCCGCGACGCCGACGGGAAGATGGTCAACGCACTCGCGACCGGCTTCTCCCGCGTCGACGGCGAGCCCGCCGTCGAGTTCGAACTCCGGACGGACGCGACGTTCCACAACGGCGACGAGTTCACCGCCGAGGACGCCGCCTACAGCATCAACCGTATCGTCAAGGAGGACGTCGGCTTCGCCAGCCCGCAGAGCGACCAGCTGGCGGGTGTCACCGGTGCCGAAGCCGGCGATGGAAAGATCACCGTCAACACGGACGGCGTCAACCCCATCGTCTTCTCCGAGTTCGCGACCTACTGCGACATCGTCCAGAAGTCCTGGATCGAGGAGCGCTCGAAGCAGGAGATCGCACAGGACATGAACGGAACGGGCCCGTTCAAGCTCGACACCTACACCGAGGACCAGGAGGTCGTCCTCGTCCGGAACGAGGAGTACTGGAACGACCCCGCCGAGGTCTCCCAGCTGACGTTCAAGGCGGCCACCGAGTCCAGTACGCGTGTCAACCAGCTCGTCGCTGGCGAGACCGACGTCATCGTCAACGTCCCGCCCCAGCAGGTCTCGGAGGTCGAGAACAACGACGGCACGTCCGTCAAGGCCTCCCCGAGTACGCGTATCATCTACAACGCGCTGCGCTACGACGTCGAGCCGTTCTCCTCCACGGAGTTCCGCCAGGCGCTGAACTACGCCATCGACCTCGAGAGCATCGTCTCGAACGTCCTCGGCGGCTTCGGTGCCCAGACCGGACAGCCGACCCTGGAGAACTTCGTCGGGCACAACCCCGACGTCGAGCCGTACCCGTACGACCCCGAAGAGGCCGAGGCGCTCGTCGAGTCCAGCGGCCACGCGGGCGCGGAGATCGAACTCCACACGCCCTCGGGGCGCTACCTCAAGGACCTCGAGATCGCCCAGGCGGTCGCGGGCTACATCGACGAACTGTCGAACGTCTCCGCGACGGTCAAACAGCGCGACTTCGGGTCGCTCGTCGACGAGCTCCTCACCGGGAACATCGAGGACAAGCCGAAGTGGTACCTCATCGGCTGGGGTGAGGCGACGTTCGAGGGTGCCCTCGTCATGAAGGCGCTGCTCGCCAGCGACGGCGCGCTCACGACCTGGAGCAACGACGAGTTCGACTCGCTGCTCGAGAAGGCGGCCAACCAGACCGGCGACGCCCGGACGAGCACGCTGCAGGAGGCGAACGCCCTCGCACACGACGAGGCCCCGTGGATCTTCCTGAACCGTCAGTTCAGCGTCTACGGTGTCGCGGACCGCATCGACTGGGAGCCCCGCTCCGACGAGCGCATCGACGCCTACGCGATGAGCAAGAGCGAATAG
- a CDS encoding succinylglutamate desuccinylase/aspartoacylase family protein: MRVISLGEGEPELAVVACIHGDELCGKHAVERFLADDPTIHEPVKFVVANEAAVDAGRRYVDEDLNRTFPGDPDADTHEGRLAAELLDELAGLRVLDLHSTLSMAEPFALYQRATPETFHVLQRAGIDRAVDISHVPGGLVGYLDGVAVECGIKGSDAATENGERILRGFLAGNGVIDTEFSLADPEVFSVTERVEGTGYEFIAENFVRVPAGEAFARRHDEELTAPEAFYPVLMSTDGYDDIVGFGARRLGRLSELDH; the protein is encoded by the coding sequence ATGCGCGTCATCTCGCTCGGGGAGGGTGAGCCGGAGCTCGCGGTCGTCGCCTGTATCCACGGCGACGAACTGTGTGGCAAGCACGCCGTCGAGCGGTTCCTGGCGGACGACCCCACGATACACGAACCGGTGAAGTTCGTCGTCGCCAACGAGGCGGCAGTCGACGCGGGTCGTCGGTACGTCGACGAGGACCTCAACCGGACGTTCCCGGGCGACCCCGACGCCGACACCCACGAGGGCCGACTCGCTGCCGAGCTTCTCGACGAACTCGCCGGCCTGCGCGTCCTCGACCTGCACTCGACGCTCTCGATGGCCGAGCCCTTCGCGCTCTACCAGCGCGCGACGCCGGAGACGTTCCACGTCCTCCAGCGAGCCGGCATCGACCGTGCCGTCGACATCAGCCACGTCCCGGGTGGGCTGGTGGGGTACCTCGACGGGGTCGCCGTCGAGTGCGGCATCAAGGGGAGCGACGCGGCCACCGAGAACGGCGAACGCATCCTCCGGGGCTTCCTCGCGGGGAACGGCGTCATCGACACCGAGTTCTCGCTGGCCGACCCGGAGGTGTTCTCGGTCACCGAGCGCGTCGAGGGCACCGGGTACGAGTTCATCGCCGAGAACTTCGTGCGCGTGCCCGCTGGCGAGGCGTTCGCCCGCCGTCACGACGAGGAGCTCACGGCTCCCGAGGCGTTCTATCCCGTCCTCATGTCGACCGACGGGTACGACGATATCGTCGGGTTCGGCGCACGGCGGCTCGGCCGCCTCTCCGAGCTGGACCACTGA
- a CDS encoding succinylglutamate desuccinylase/aspartoacylase family protein: MLVEQLGEGEPELAVVAGIHGDEPCGVRAVERLIDEQPPVRRPVKLVVANEEALEAGVRYLEEDMNRTFPGDPDADTHEGRLAAAVYAEVEDCLTFSIHSTRSHADPFAVYDRMTEHVRNVVPRLPVAAVVETGDSVDGRLTTAVDVIEVEAGLQGTDAAAENADRLTRAFLTATGALPGDAPAKPIPHFRLHERIPKVPAERYEVFVENFQRVAPGTTFAAADGDEQVADAEFYPVLLSTDGYEDVFGYAATRLGHLTAEA; the protein is encoded by the coding sequence ATGTTGGTCGAACAGTTGGGCGAGGGCGAGCCGGAGCTCGCCGTCGTCGCGGGCATCCACGGTGACGAACCGTGTGGCGTGCGGGCCGTCGAGCGTCTCATCGACGAGCAGCCGCCGGTCCGTCGCCCCGTCAAGCTGGTCGTTGCGAACGAGGAGGCGCTGGAAGCGGGCGTCCGCTACCTCGAAGAGGACATGAACCGGACGTTCCCGGGCGACCCCGACGCCGACACCCACGAGGGGCGACTCGCCGCCGCGGTGTACGCCGAGGTCGAGGACTGCCTCACCTTCTCCATCCACTCCACGCGCTCGCACGCCGACCCCTTCGCCGTCTACGACAGGATGACCGAGCACGTCCGGAACGTGGTTCCGCGGCTCCCGGTCGCCGCCGTGGTCGAGACCGGCGACTCCGTCGATGGCCGGCTGACGACCGCGGTCGACGTCATCGAGGTCGAAGCCGGCCTGCAGGGGACCGACGCGGCCGCCGAGAACGCCGACCGGCTGACCCGTGCGTTCCTCACCGCGACCGGCGCGCTCCCCGGCGACGCCCCCGCCAAGCCGATACCACACTTCCGACTCCACGAGCGCATCCCGAAGGTGCCCGCCGAGCGCTACGAGGTGTTCGTCGAGAACTTCCAGCGGGTCGCCCCCGGGACGACGTTCGCGGCCGCCGACGGCGACGAACAGGTCGCCGACGCCGAGTTCTACCCCGTGCTTCTCTCGACCGATGGCTACGAGGACGTGTTCGGCTACGCTGCGACACGACTCGGCCACCTCACGGCCGAGGCCTGA
- a CDS encoding dienelactone hydrolase family protein has translation MSDELLVPGARDVRATLDSAGDDATACVVACPPHPQHGGNRSDRRLVAVGEVLTHHGIDCLRIDYGDWDEGYGEREDVRNALRWAADRYETVGLFGYSFGGCQALLAASTVDVPVAAVSVLAPAPRLAADLDAVAALDDIDCPVQVCYGERDDLVDWQQVVDRADELGHETVAYGADHHFVGQHEKIAKTVGSFLVPPLAR, from the coding sequence ATGTCCGACGAACTGCTGGTACCGGGCGCACGTGACGTCCGAGCGACACTCGATTCGGCCGGTGACGACGCGACGGCCTGCGTGGTGGCCTGCCCACCGCATCCACAGCACGGCGGGAACCGGAGCGACCGCCGGCTCGTGGCGGTCGGCGAGGTGCTGACCCACCACGGCATCGACTGCTTGCGCATCGACTACGGTGACTGGGACGAGGGCTACGGCGAGCGCGAGGACGTGCGGAACGCCCTCCGGTGGGCCGCCGACCGGTACGAGACGGTCGGTCTGTTCGGCTACAGCTTCGGTGGCTGTCAGGCGCTGCTTGCGGCGTCCACCGTCGACGTGCCTGTCGCGGCGGTGTCGGTGCTGGCACCAGCGCCGCGGCTCGCGGCCGACCTCGACGCCGTCGCCGCCCTCGACGACATCGACTGTCCGGTCCAGGTGTGTTACGGCGAGCGCGACGACCTCGTGGACTGGCAGCAGGTCGTCGACCGGGCCGACGAACTCGGTCACGAGACGGTCGCCTACGGAGCGGACCACCACTTCGTCGGCCAGCACGAGAAGATCGCGAAGACGGTCGGCTCGTTCCTGGTCCCGCCCCTGGCCCGGTAG
- a CDS encoding PspA/IM30 family protein produces MGILSRASYVIKSKINSILNRAEDPTETLDYSYEQMRDQLQQVKRGIADLTTQKKRLEMQKRRLEEDVEKHNRQAREAVRQDREDLARRALEKKKTKMTQMEQLEGQIEQLQNTQDQLLEKKETLQSRIEEFRTKKETMKARYEAAEASNRVSEAMTGVGDEMDDVGLAIERAEERTEDMEARAAAMDELYDEGAFDDALSDKDSIDRELEQLGSSSEVDAELDTLKAEMGKGGSGGGSSDTEVDADVSDEDVTADLEELEQEMEAAEAAKAGGEGSSADVEAELEDVEEEQSET; encoded by the coding sequence ATGGGAATACTCTCGCGCGCCTCGTACGTCATCAAGTCCAAGATCAACTCGATACTGAACCGGGCCGAAGACCCGACAGAGACCCTGGACTACTCCTACGAGCAGATGCGAGACCAGCTCCAGCAGGTCAAACGCGGCATCGCGGACCTCACCACCCAGAAGAAGCGCCTGGAGATGCAGAAGCGACGCCTCGAGGAGGACGTCGAGAAGCACAACCGCCAGGCCCGTGAGGCCGTCCGCCAGGACCGCGAGGATCTCGCCCGCCGCGCCCTCGAGAAGAAGAAGACGAAGATGACCCAGATGGAGCAACTCGAAGGCCAGATCGAGCAGCTCCAGAACACGCAGGATCAGCTGCTGGAGAAGAAAGAGACCCTCCAGAGCCGCATCGAGGAGTTCCGCACGAAGAAGGAGACGATGAAGGCCCGCTACGAGGCGGCGGAGGCCAGCAACCGCGTTTCGGAGGCCATGACGGGCGTGGGCGACGAGATGGACGATGTCGGCCTCGCCATCGAGCGCGCAGAGGAACGCACCGAGGACATGGAGGCACGCGCCGCCGCCATGGACGAACTGTACGACGAGGGCGCGTTCGACGACGCGCTGTCGGACAAGGACTCCATCGACCGCGAACTCGAACAGCTCGGCTCCTCCAGCGAGGTCGACGCCGAACTCGACACGCTCAAGGCCGAGATGGGCAAGGGCGGCTCCGGTGGTGGCAGCAGTGACACCGAGGTCGACGCCGACGTGAGCGACGAGGACGTCACGGCTGACCTCGAGGAACTCGAACAGGAGATGGAGGCCGCCGAGGCGGCCAAGGCCGGTGGCGAGGGCAGCAGCGCGGACGTCGAGGCGGAACTGGAAGACGTCGAAGAAGAGCAGTCCGAGACGTAA
- a CDS encoding ATPase domain-containing protein, with protein MAERVPTGIQGLDEVLHGGYIENRSYLVRGEPGVGKTLLGLHFLIEGVEQGERSLFINLGAPEADIREDARGLGMDLDGVDILDLSPASDFFVENKMYDIFTSPEVERGEFTAVISEAVSEFKPDRVFVDPLTQFRYLSPDEFQFREEVLSFLQYLKENDCTTLFTSQSTHNFPDDDLQFISDGNILLYYGEVLHHVEVTKMRGSEFEKGPQTVEIGDGGMHIYPLLRPGRFKLDYEPVPIPSGNEKLDTMLRGGVERGTTTLISGPTGVGKTTVAMQFLLSAAEERGERGIIYLFEESENTFVLRAESLGLPIRRLAEEGLISVMQVDAHEHSAEQFSRQVRREVEEKDTRHVLIDGIDGYVASISGDERDLISRLHAVVGYLRNVGVTTFLTSEMETITGQFRPSSRRASYLADNIIFLGYFELGSQIHRSIGVLKKRASAFDQSIHAFTIDENGIQVGEELDNLHGILSGTPMWYEEDIPELGELD; from the coding sequence ATGGCCGAACGGGTACCGACGGGGATTCAGGGATTGGACGAGGTCCTCCATGGGGGGTACATCGAGAACCGGAGCTACCTTGTCAGGGGGGAGCCCGGCGTCGGGAAAACACTGCTCGGTCTGCACTTTCTGATAGAGGGCGTCGAACAGGGGGAGCGCTCGCTGTTCATCAACCTCGGGGCACCCGAGGCCGACATCCGGGAGGATGCCAGGGGGCTGGGGATGGACCTCGACGGGGTCGATATCCTCGACCTGAGTCCCGCCTCTGACTTCTTCGTCGAGAACAAGATGTACGATATATTCACCAGTCCAGAGGTCGAACGTGGCGAGTTCACGGCCGTCATCTCCGAAGCCGTCTCCGAGTTCAAGCCGGACCGGGTGTTCGTCGACCCGTTGACGCAGTTCCGCTATCTCTCCCCCGACGAGTTCCAGTTCCGCGAGGAGGTCCTTTCGTTCCTGCAGTACCTCAAGGAGAACGACTGTACGACCCTGTTCACCTCCCAGTCCACCCACAACTTCCCCGACGACGACCTGCAGTTCATCAGCGACGGGAACATCCTGCTCTACTACGGTGAAGTGTTGCACCACGTCGAGGTGACGAAGATGCGCGGGAGCGAGTTCGAGAAGGGCCCCCAGACCGTCGAGATCGGTGACGGCGGGATGCACATCTACCCGCTGCTCAGACCCGGCCGGTTCAAACTCGACTACGAACCCGTTCCCATCCCGTCCGGCAACGAGAAACTCGACACGATGCTGCGGGGTGGGGTCGAACGCGGGACGACGACGCTCATCAGTGGCCCCACCGGGGTCGGCAAGACGACCGTCGCGATGCAGTTCCTGCTCTCCGCCGCCGAGGAACGGGGTGAGCGCGGCATCATCTACCTCTTCGAGGAGTCCGAGAACACGTTCGTGCTACGTGCGGAGTCGCTCGGCCTGCCGATCAGACGGCTCGCGGAGGAGGGACTCATCTCGGTCATGCAGGTCGACGCGCACGAACACTCCGCCGAGCAGTTCTCCCGGCAGGTCCGGCGCGAGGTCGAAGAGAAAGACACCAGGCACGTCCTCATCGACGGTATCGACGGGTACGTCGCCTCCATCAGCGGCGACGAGCGCGACCTCATCTCGCGCCTGCACGCGGTGGTCGGCTACCTGCGCAACGTCGGGGTGACGACCTTCCTGACCAGCGAGATGGAGACCATCACCGGGCAGTTCCGGCCGAGTTCGCGGCGGGCGAGCTATCTCGCGGACAACATCATCTTCCTCGGCTACTTCGAGCTGGGGTCACAGATACACCGGTCCATCGGGGTGTTGAAGAAACGCGCCAGCGCCTTCGACCAGAGCATCCACGCGTTCACCATCGACGAGAACGGCATCCAGGTCGGTGAGGAGCTGGACAACCTGCACGGCATCCTCAGCGGGACCCCGATGTGGTACGAGGAGGATATCCCGGAACTGGGTGAGCTCGACTGA